A region from the Ursus arctos isolate Adak ecotype North America unplaced genomic scaffold, UrsArc2.0 scaffold_6, whole genome shotgun sequence genome encodes:
- the FBXO43 gene encoding LOW QUALITY PROTEIN: F-box only protein 43 (The sequence of the model RefSeq protein was modified relative to this genomic sequence to represent the inferred CDS: inserted 2 bases in 1 codon), with translation MTHVVPASSAPGRGRGTRIVHRRQNSLPCLHYSGSEAKTLNKIRWERADETTSGKPEPGPASRGAAGGGAAEAEEGAARGGAARSGYSRRAVQTEGGKGGGPTRTWRGGCHSQASLGARRWLLPGAPSGGCLSSLPPGPAAGSVRARLGLQVGGSGGPRCVPASGPPGVPGPGAHFAFQVLGLERRPEAELLPARSAPGDAHLPSAFRWRSGPWAPGPGGGAEAAPVPPASLALGRSRSDGRGQKTPWQSERFSCLEDRITXTSKSSRYTDETEILKMSERRSSHACTGVENEVDSPVDFKYSSFSGFCSTSSFQDSGYNEFLQTCNFDNTDQEFFGKKGKGPTLIHEYPETSDLGLTHPSESLTQKKRFVFSRKENDKTPELCETPKVSGKKCLLRRRLDISFSLLRGDSEAQNSSLGSSTHQVPNLEKSASSSASGFPRQTSFSPFVTSTLKTEEATSSSQKLRLNFSQQKTSTVDDSKDDCSLFEVECISPIQGNSFKDSITYDLSDSSLFVNDENTYPKLLGSSANGTTCGTNENLCVTPISNLVANIKFNASQSLSPSAEVRDNISTPEDSGFNSLCLDKSEDSLSDQEGSFRELWKHKGTLKVGDTIKKSRHLRRLRRLSTLQEQSSQSETERDSDSEATPAATSDISENQLSSDKEILSFKNLSKTPALQLVHELFMRNKRKRSQQNGAYEFLEEKDGGRIAVLQCVLAGLIGKKMGIEKLDILTELKYRNLKHILTMVLGSLTAESLCSVWKVSRNWREIIVQDKKANRRRKFYVSQLKADSEGAILNVEDAATRLHLLNRSALRSVQAQARIPGFQKGEVATSSPWGEVLTPVASSSVTPLSSKQEEYVKVAKTLFIDEALKPCPRCQSPAKYQPYKKRGLCSRPACGFDFCVLCLCAYHGSEECSRGAAKPRNRKDALPGSAQSKRNLKRL, from the exons ATGACGCATGTAGTCCCCGCCTCTTCGGCCCCGGGGCGAGGCCGAGGAACCCGGATTGTACACAGGCG gCAAAATTCCCTGCCCTGTTTACATTATAGTGGGAGTGAGGCTAAGACATTAAACAAGATAA gGTGGGAAAGGGCGGACGAGACCACCTCGGGGAAGCCTGAGCCGGGGCCTGCGAGTCGCGGGGCTGCCGGCGGGGGCGCAGCGGAGGCGGAGGAaggggcggcgcggggcggggcggcgcgtAGCGGTTACTCGAGGCGGGCAGTTCAAACCGAAGGAGGGAAAGGCGGCGGCCCCACGCGAACGTGGCGTGGGGGTTGCCAtagccaggcatccctgggggCGAGGCGGTGGCTCCTGCCCGGCGCTCCCAGCGGCGGCTGCCTGTCTTCCCTCCCGCCTGGCCCCGCGGCCGGGTCGGTGCGGGCGCGCCTCGGTCTCCAGGTGGGCGGGAGTGGGGGGCCCAGGTGTGTGCCGGCTAGCGGGCCTCCGGGCGTCCCCGGGCCCGGAGCCCACTTTGCTTTCCAGGTGCTGGGACTAGAAAGGCGCCCCGAAGCTGAGCTCTTGCCCGCTCGCTCAGCGCCAGGTGACGCCCACCTACCCTCCGCCTTCCGGTGGCgttctgggccctgggccccGGGCCCTGGCGGCGGAGCGGAGGCGGCCCCCGTTCCCCCAGCCAGCTTGGCCTTGGGAAGGTCCAGGAGCGACGGTCGGGGCCAAAAGACGCCCTG GCAAAGTGAAAGATTTTCTTGTTTGGAAGATCGCATAAC GACATCTAAGAGCTCAAGATATACTGATG AAACAGAGATTTTGAAGATGTCGGAGAGACGTTCAAGTCACGCTTGCACTGGAGTGGAAAATGAGGTGGATTCTCCTGTCGATTTCAAATACTCCAGCTTCAGCGGTTTTTGTTCCACATCTTCATTTCAAGATAGTGGTTACAATGAGTTCTTACAAACTTGCAACTTTGATAATACAGATCAAGAAttttttggaaagaaaggaaagggccCAACATTAATCCATGAATATCCTGAAACTTCAGATCTGGGCTTAACTCATCCTTCAGAATCTCTAACTCAAAAAAAGAGATTTGTCTTTTCTaggaaggaaaatgataaaactcCAGAACTTTGTGAAACCCCTAAAGTcagtggaaaaaaatgtttactgcGTCGAAGGTTGGAcatatctttctctctcctaaGGGGGGACTCTGAAGCACAAAATAGTTCTCTAGGAAGTAGTACACACCAAGTGCCCAACTTAGAAAAAAGTGCTTCAAGCAGTGCTTCAGGTTTTCCAAGGCAAACCAGTTTTAGTCCTTTCGTTACTAGTACTTTGAAAACAGAAGAAGCAACTTCCAGCAGTCAAAAATTGAGACTTAATTTTTCTCAGCAGAAGACTTCCACAGTTGATGATTCCAAAGACGACTGTAGCCTATTTGAAGTTGAATGTATATCTCCGATTCAGGGCAATAGTTTTAAAGACTCTATCACATATGACCTTAGTGATAGCAGTCTGTTTGTTAATGATGAGAATACATATCCCAAACTTCTGGGCTCCTCTGCTAATGGAACAACTTGTGGCACAAATGAGAACTTATGTGTGACTCCAATAAGTAATCTTGTAGCAAACATTAAATTTAATGCAAGTCAAAGTCTCTCTCCTTCAGCTGAAGTGAGGGACAATATTTCAACACCTGAAGACAGTGGTTTTAACTCCCTTTGTTTGGATAAATCAgaagattccctctctgaccagGAGGGTTCTTTTCGAGAACTTTGGAAACATAAGGGGACTCTCAAAGTGGGGGACACCATAAAAAAGTCAAGGCATCTTCGAAGGCTGAGAAGATTGTCCACCCTTCAGGAACAAAGCTCACAATCTGAGACAGAAAGGGACTCTGACTCTGAAGCAACACCAGCGGCTACTTCAGACATCTCGGAGAATCAGCTGAGCAGTGACAAGGAGATTTTAAGCTTTAAGAATTTATCAAAGACCCCAGCCTTGCAGTTGGTGCATGAGCTCTtcatgagaaacaaaagaaaaagatcccAGCAAAATGGTGCATATGAATTCTTAGAAGAGAAGGATGGGGGGCGAATAGCTGTACTACAGTGTGTGCTTGCAGGACTGATTGGCAAGAAAATGGGTATAGAAAAACTGGACATCttaacagaattaaaatatagaaatttaaagCATATTCTCACTATGGTTTTAGGTTCCTTGACTGCAGAAAGCCTATGCag TGTTTGGAAAGTGAGCAGAAATTGGCGTGAAATTATTGTTCAAGATAAAAAGGCAAATCGGAGGAGGAAATTTTATGTCTCACAACTGAAAGCAGATTCTGAG GGGGCTATATTAAATGTTGAGGATGCTGCCACTCGGCTCCATCTTTTAAATCGATCAGCTTTGAGATCTGTACAAGCTCAGGCTAGGATACCAGGTTTTCAGAAAGGAGAAGTTGCCACATCTTCTCCTTGGGGAGAAGTTTTGACACCTGTAGCAAGCTCTTCTGTTACTCCCTTAAGTAGTAAACAGGAAGAATACGTTAAG GTTGCCAAAACACTATTTATTGACGAAGCATTAAAACCTTGCCCCAGGTGCCAATCCCCTGCTAAGTACCAGCCATATAAGAAAAGGGGACTGTGTAGCCGCCCGGCCTGTGGTTTTGACTTTTGTGTGTTATGTTTGTGTGCTTATCATGGGTCTGAAGAATGTAGTAGGGGAGCAGCAaagccaagaaatagaaaagatgctCTTCCAGGAAGTGCCCAGAGTAAGCGGAATTTAAAACGCCTTTAA